The genomic region TCAACGAGGTAGTAGCCGCCCAGCTCCGTAGCGGCCGCGACTATGCGGGCCATCCGGCGCGGGCCAACGTGCGCATCCGCCCGCTGGCGCCCTCCGATACCGTGGCCCACGCCCAGCTGGTGCAGGTGCGGCCGGAGTGGGACCCGGAGCTGCAGTCGGCCGTGAACGTGGTGCGGCTGAGCACGTATCCGCGCATCGGCGGGCAGCGCTACCACCTCACCAGCCGGGCCGTGGTGGTGATGCCCAGCGACGAGTACCTGACGGGCATCGTGCTGGTGTTTGCCTGGACCTTCGTGTTTCTGCTGGCGCTGGTGGTGATTCTGAGCGAGGTGATTTCGTGGTACATCCTGAAGCCTTTTAACGCCATTCTGCTGAGCATCGAGCGGTTTCAGCTCAGCCAGAAAACCACCATCGGCCTGCAGCCCAGCCGCACCAAGGAGTTCAACGTGCTCAACGACTTCCTGATGAAGATGACCAGCCGGGCCCAGAGCGACTACCAGGGCCTCAAGGAATTCTCGGAAAACGCCTCCCACGAGCTGCAGACGCCTATTGCCAGCATGAAGGCCAAGATTGAGCTGCTCATGGACTCGGAGCTGAGCGAAAAGCAGCTGCTCATGCTCACCACCATGCACGACGAGCTGGAGCGCCTGGCCAAAATCAATCAGTCGCTGACGCTGCTGGCCAAGCTGGAGCACTTTGAGTGGGAGCCCGCGCCCCTCACCGACCTGAGCCGGCTGGTGCCCGCCACCGAAGCCGCCTTCGCCGACCTGGCCGAAATGAAGGGCCTGCGCACCACCCAGCAGATTGCGCCCGGCGTGCGCGTGCCCCTGGACGAGTCGCTGGCCCAGCTGCTGCTCAACAACCTGTTCAGCAACGCCATCCGCCACAACCTGCCCGGCGGCGAAATCCGGGTGCTGCTCTCCGCCACCGAGCTGCTGGTGGAAAACACCGGCCACGCACCCTCCGTGCCGGTGGCGGAGCTGTTCGGGCGCTTCAAGAAAGGCAACGCCGCGCTGGATTCCATCGGCATCGGCTTGGCCATCGTCAAGCGCATCAGCGAGCTGTACAGTCACCGCGTCGGGTACACCTACGCCGACGGCTGGCACCGCATCCGGGTGGTTTTTGCGGCGGCCGGGGAGTAAGGGAGGCCGGAAAAACGGTGCAGGTAGCCAAATTTCAGGCTCACCTTAACATTTCTATGAAATTTCCTCAAAATCAGGTTGCTCATTTGGGCTGTGCTAATGGGTAAGTGACTGCTCACCCACTGGCATCAAGAGTATTCTACCTGATTCCGCTGAGTTGTGGCCACACTCGTTTCCGTTGCCCCCGCCCCAGGCTCCACCCGGCTTCATGCCGGGCCGGAGCATATTTCGCGCCGCCGCCTGAAGGCCATTTTCAGCGGCTCGGTGGGCAACCTGGTGGAGTGGTACGACTGGTATGCCTTCTCGTCGTTTTCGCTGTATTTCTCGGCCTCGTTTTTCCCTTCCGACGATACCACCGCCCAGCTGCTGCAAACGGCCGGCATCTTCGCGCTGGGCTTTCTGATGCGCCCCATCGGCGGCTGGATGTTCGGCCGCATTGCCGATAAAGTGGGCCGCAAGCAGTCCATGACGCTGTCGGTGCTGCTTATGTCGCTGGGCTCGCTGCTGATTGCCCTCACGCCCACCTACCAGACCGTGGGCATTGTGGCCCCTATTCTGCTGCTCACGGCGCGGCTGCTGCAGGGGCTGAGCGTG from Hymenobacter canadensis harbors:
- a CDS encoding sensor histidine kinase; this encodes MKLNHRYTLAYAVITLFVLSVGFAIVYGAMSRSVTQTTIGKLRHLNEVVAAQLRSGRDYAGHPARANVRIRPLAPSDTVAHAQLVQVRPEWDPELQSAVNVVRLSTYPRIGGQRYHLTSRAVVVMPSDEYLTGIVLVFAWTFVFLLALVVILSEVISWYILKPFNAILLSIERFQLSQKTTIGLQPSRTKEFNVLNDFLMKMTSRAQSDYQGLKEFSENASHELQTPIASMKAKIELLMDSELSEKQLLMLTTMHDELERLAKINQSLTLLAKLEHFEWEPAPLTDLSRLVPATEAAFADLAEMKGLRTTQQIAPGVRVPLDESLAQLLLNNLFSNAIRHNLPGGEIRVLLSATELLVENTGHAPSVPVAELFGRFKKGNAALDSIGIGLAIVKRISELYSHRVGYTYADGWHRIRVVFAAAGE